The proteins below come from a single Ictidomys tridecemlineatus isolate mIctTri1 chromosome 8, mIctTri1.hap1, whole genome shotgun sequence genomic window:
- the Dse gene encoding dermatan-sulfate epimerase isoform X3, with the protein MEKSLVLLREVTDGSLYEGVAYGSYTTRSLFQYMFLVQRHFDINHFGHPWLKQHFAFMYRTILPGFQRTVAIADSNYNWFYGPESQLVFLDKFVMRNGSGNWLADQIRRNRVVEGPGTPSKGQRWCTLHTEFLWYDASLKSVPPPDFGTPTLHYFEDWGVVTYGSALPAEVNRSFLSFKSGKLGGRAIYDIVHRNKYKEWIKGWRNFNAGHEHPDQNSFTFAPNGVPFITEALYGPKYTFFNNVLMFSPAVSKSCFSPWEGQVTEDCSSKWSKYKHDLAANCQGRVVAAMEKDGVVFIRGEGVGAYNPRLNLKNIQRNLILLHPQLLLLVDQIHLGEESPLETAASFFHNVDFPFEETVVDGVHGAFIRQRDGLYKMYWMDDTGYSEKATIASVTYPRGYPYNGTNYVNVTMHLRSPITRAAYLFIGPSVDVQSFSIHGDSQRLDVFIATSEHAYAIYLWTGETTGQSAFAQVIADRQEILFDWNSAIKSTTVPEVKDYTAIVEHNLQHFKPVFQLLEKQILSRVRNTASFRKTAERLLRFSDKRQTEEAIDRIFAISQQQQQQQGKSKKSRRSGKRYKFVDAVPDIFAQIEVNEKKIRQKAQILAQKELPIDEDEEMKDLLDFADVTYEKHKNGALMKGRFGQARMVTTSHSRAPSLSASYTRLFLILNIAIFFVMLAMQLTYFQRSQSLYGQRCLYAVLLIDSCILLWLYSSCSQSQC; encoded by the exons GGTTCCAAAGAACTGTAGCCATTGCAGATTCAAATTACAACTGGTTTTATGGTCCAGAAAGCCAATTAGTGTTCCTGGATAAATTTGTCATGCGTAATGGCAGTGGAAACTGGCTGGCTGACCAAATCAGAAGGAATCGTGTGGTGGAAGGTCCAGGGACACCATCCAAAGGGCAGCGCTGGTGCACTTTGCACACAGAATTTCTCTG GTATGATGCCAGCTTGAAATCGGTTCCTCCTCCAGATTTTGGCACGCCTACCCTGCattattttgaagactggggtgttgtGACTTATGGAAGTGCACTGCCTGCAGAAGTCAATAgatctttcctttccttcaagTCAGGAAAACTTGGGGGACGTGCAATATATGACATTGTCCacagaaacaaatacaaagaGTGGATCAAAGGATGGAGAAATTTTAATGCAGGGCACGAACATCCTGATCAAAACTCATTTACTTTTGCTCCCAATGGTGTGCCTTTCATTACTGAGGCTCTCTATGGGCCAAAATATACCTTCTTCAACAATGTTCTAATGTTTTCTCCAGCTGTGTCAAAGAGCTGCTTTTCTCCCTGGGAGGGTCAGGTCACAGAAGACTGCTCATCAAAATGGTCTAAATACAAGCATGACCTGGCTGCTAACTGTCAGGGAAGAGTGGTTGCAGCCATGGAGAAAGATGGAGTGGTTTTCATCCGAGGGGAAGGTGTGGGAGCTTATAATCCCCGGCTCAACCTAAAGAACATTCAGAGGAATCTGATCCTCCTACATCCACAGCTTCTTCTCCTTGTGGACCAAATACACCTGGGAGAGGAGAGTCCCCTGGAAACGGCAGCAAGTTTCTTCCACAATGTAGATTTTCCTTTTGAGGAGACAGTAGTAGATGGTGTCCATGGGGCTTTCATCAGGCAGCGAGATGGACTCTATAAAATGTACTGGATGGATGATACTGGCTATAGTGAGAAAGCAACTATTGCCTCAGTGACGTACCCTCGGGGCTATCCCTACAATGGAACAAACTATGTGAATGTCACCATGCATCTCCGAAGTCCCATCACTAGGGCAGCTTACCTCTTCATAGGGCCATCTGTAGATGTTCAGAGCTTCAGCATCCATGGAGACTCTCAGCGACTGGATGTATTCATAGCCACAAGTGAACATGCCTATGCAATTTACCTGTGGACCGGTGAGACCACAGGACAGTCTGCTTTTGCACAGGTCATTGCAGATCGCCAGGAAATTCTGTTTGACTGGAATTCAGCCATCAAGAGCACCACTGTCCCTGAGGTGAAGGACTACACTGCTATTGTGGAACATAACCTACAGCATTTTAAGCCAGTGTTCCAGCTGCTGGAGAAGCAGATCCTATCCCGAGTCCGGAACACAGCTAGCTTTAGGAAGACTGCTGAGCGCCTGCTGAGATTTTCAGATAAGAGACAGACTGAGGAGGCCATTGACAGGATTTTTGCCATAtcacagcaacagcagcagcagcaaggcaaGTCAAAGAAAAGCCGAAGGTCAGGCAAACGCTATAAATTTGTGGATGCTGTCCCTGATATTTTTGCACAGATTGAagtcaatgagaaaaaaattcgaCAAAAAGCTCAGATTTTGGCACAGAAAGAACTACCCATagatgaagatgaagaaatgaaagacCTTTTAGATTTTGCAGATGTAAcatatgaaaaacataaaaatggggCCTTGATGAAAGGCCGGTTTGGACAGGCGCGGATGGTGACAACTAGTCATAGCAGAGCTCCATCGCTATCTGCTTCATATACCAGACTGTTCTTGATTCTGAACATTGCGATTTTCTTTGTCATGTTGGCAATGCAGCTGACTTATTTCCAGAGGTCCCAGAGTCTATATGGCCAAAGATGTCTTTACGCGGTCCTTCTAATAGATAGCTGTATTTTATTATGGTTGTATTCGTCTTGTTCCCAGTCACAGTGTTAG